The Vidua chalybeata isolate OUT-0048 chromosome 6, bVidCha1 merged haplotype, whole genome shotgun sequence genome has a segment encoding these proteins:
- the AKAP5 gene encoding A-kinase anchor protein 5: MVKAAKEIEMENPREAETPSTAATCSPPEEQAKKPSMLCFKKRKKSCKKGLTVKDACEEASEEKSRCVSADREEGKASNPSRSSKGTWAAIKNLARPQRRQKSSSRKKVPSDSQVQLEVDAEESCAQDLPKKRASSGVKMPCVRFSRGKKKPSPSEAVEESEGSVQANEVMGIVNKASEEPEDLAPTDKSESFSPVSAQEEQDMVRQEQHRMKEDQDTMKKDQGTIKEDQDAVKEDNHTAKESDTSVGKSEPLTEPTREAEEHSECTVQLEITNSETADETAQDKLQEGSLPQTTNNVEGREVAPEVPVSKVQPDNAPEITKWQEIPSICKEMSERDELEKSINLSKECKAEDTVTDFSELASGGDAARVKDAVSMQDAGSMQDAASVKDKASVKDAVSVQDDKSVQNAASMQDKASVQDAVSVQDATSVQDAASVQDKVSVKDATSVQGAASVKDAGSVQDAVSVQDKVSVKDAGSVQDATSVQAAVSVQDATSVQDATSVQDAVSMQDATSVQDATSVQDAVSMQDATSVQDAASVQDAESVQDATSVQDAASVQDAESVQDATSVQDAASVQDAESVQDKVSVKDAASMKDAASVQDAASVQDATSLQDAASAEEAASVQEAVSVQEAVSVQEAVSVQDAVSVQDAVSVQDAASVKDAMSVKDTASMQDATSVQEAVSVQETVSAQDAGGVKDAASVQEAASVEDAASVQEAAGVQECSSHQILEANAGTGVSIVITITEAEDSDNTDSDQAYEPSPVLHQKKQKGNKKSNRNTDVGQKEGPEAGGGPQAEEKGLGDQGHRTGEQYELLLIETASSLVKAAIQSSIEQLVNEMALEQNKHNSFL, translated from the coding sequence ATGGTGAAAGCAGCTAAGGAAATTGAAATGGAGAACCCAAGAGAGGCAGAGACTCCCAGCACAGCGGCCACATGTTCCCCACCAGAGGAACAAGCGAAAAAACCCTCCATGCTCTGCTTTAAGAAGCGGAAGAAGTCCTGTAAGAAGGGGCTGACTGTGAAGGATGCGTGTGAAGAAGCCTCAGAGGAGAAAAGCCGATGTGTCAGCGCTGACCGAGAGGAGGGGAAAGCTTCCAATCCATCACGATCCTCCAAAGGAACCTGGGCAGCCATCAAAAACCTTGCCAGACCTCAGAGAAGGCAGAAGTCCTCCTCACGGAAGAAGGTGCCCTCTGATTCCCAAGTGCAGCTGGAGGTGGATGCTGAGGAGAGCTGTGCACAAGACCTCCCAAAGAAACGGGCAAGCTCTGGGGTGAAGATGCCCTGTGTGAGGTTCTCCAGAGGTAAGAAAAAACCCAGCCCCTCAGAAGCAGTGGAGGAGTCAGAGGGCAGTGTTCAAGCAAATGAAGTGATGGGTATTGTGAATAAGGCTAGTGAAGAGCCAGAGGATTTGGCCCCGACAGACAAATCTGAATCCTTCAGCCCAGTCTCtgcacaggaggagcaggatatggtgaggcaggagcagcataGAATGAAAGAGGACCAGGATACAATGAAGAAGGACCAAGGTACAATAAAAGAGGACCAGGATGCAGTGAAAGAGGACAATCATACAGCAAAGGAAAGTGACACCTCTGTTGGGAAGAGTGAGCCCTTGACAGAGCCCACACGTGAGGCAGAAGAACACTCTGAGTGCACTGTTCAGCTGGAGATAACCAATTCAGAGACAGCTGATGAAACAGCCCAGGACAAACTGCAGGAAGGGAGTCTGCCCCAAACCACCAACAATGTGGAGGGCAGGGAAGTTGCTCCCGAAGTGCCTGTTTCTAAAGTTCAACCTGACAATGCCCCTGAAATCACCAAGTGGCAGGAAATCCCTAGTATCTGCAAAGAGATGTCTGAAAGGGATGAATTGGAAAAGAGCATAAATCTTTCTAAGGAGTGCAAAGCCGAGGACACTGTAACTGATTTCAGTGAGTTAGCATCTGGAGGTGATGCAGCACGTGTGAAGGATGCAGTGAGCATGCAGGATGCAGGGAGCATGCAAGATGCAGCGAGTGTGAAGGATAAAGCGAGTGTGAAGGATGCAGTGAGTGTGCAGGATGACAAAAGTGTGCAGAATGCAGCAAGTATGCAAGATAAAGCGAGTGTTCAGGATGCAGTGAGTGTGCAGGATGCCACAAGTGTGCAGGATGCAGCAAGTGTGCAAGATAAAGTGAGTGTGAAGGATGCCACAAGTGTGCAGGGTGCAGCAAGTGTGAAGGATGCAGGGAGTGTGCAGGATGCAGTGAGTGTGCAGGATAAAGTGAGTGTGAAGGATGCAGGGAGTGTGCAGGATGCCACAAGTGTGCAGGCTGCAGTGAGCGTGCAGGATGCCACAAGTGTGCAGGATGCCACAAGTGTGCAGGATGCAGTGAGCATGCAGGATGCCACAAGTGTGCAGGATGCCACAAGTGTGCAGGATGCAGTGAGCATGCAGGATGCCACAAGTGTGCAGGATGCAGCAAGTGTGCAGGATGCAGAGAGTGTGCAGGATGCCACAAGTGTGCAGGATGCAGCAAGTGTGCAGGATGCAGAGAGTGTGCAGGATGCCACAAGTGTGCAGGATGCAGCGAGTGTGCAGGATGCAGAGAGTGTGCAGGATAAAGTGAGTGTGAAGGATGCAGCAAGCATGAAGGATGCAGCAAGTGTGCAGGATGCAGCGAGTGTGCAGGATGCCACAAGTTTGCAGGATGCAGCAAGtgcagaggaggcagcaagTGTGCAGGAAGCAGTGAGTGTGCAGGAAGCAGTGAGTGTGCAGGAAGCAGTGAGTGTGCAGGATGCAGTGAGTGTGCAGGATGCAGTGAGTGTGCAGGATGCAGCAAGTGTGAAGGATGCAATGAGTGTGAAAGATACAGCAAGTATGCAGGATGCCACAAGTGTGCAGGAGGCAGTGAGTGTGCAGGAGACAGTGAGTGCCCAGGATGCAGGAGGTGTGAAGGATGCAGCAAGTGTGCAGGAGGCAGCAAGTGTGGAGGATGCAGCAAGTGTGCAAGAGGCAGCAGGTGTACAGGAATGCTCCAGCCATCAGATACTAGAAGCAAATGCAGGCACTGGTGTCAGCATCGTCATCACCATCACCGAAGCCGAGGACTCTGACAACACCGACTCTGACCAGGCCTATGAGCCGTCCCCAGTTTTgcaccaaaaaaagcaaaaagggaataaaaaatcGAACAGGAACACTGATGTTGGTCAAAAAGAGGGCCCCGAGGCTGGTGGCGGTCcccaggcagaggagaaaggtCTGGGTGACCAGGGGCACAGAACTGGGGAGCAGTATGAGCTGCTCCTCATAGAAACCGCCTCTTCCCTTGTGAAGGCGGCCATTCAGTCATCCATAGAGCAGCTGGTCAACGAAATGGCCCTGGAACAGAATAAACACAACAGCTTTCTGTGA